A genomic window from Fibrobacterota bacterium includes:
- a CDS encoding kinase: MTEVVRIKALDGTLVEFENEVRASGGMKDVYFSPDRRTVVAFFRGQSDQATRERIEVITGAYREKIFGQEGGDYLKGLFRWPTAMVEWNGRLGMVIPFYDTNYFFEHGSKNGDMLGIKGKEKDGKWFASASNRARFLDARELGDWRTHLQVCLLVSRAVRRMHAAGLAHSDLSYKNVLIDPTSGRACLIDIDGLVVPGKFPPEVVGTPDFIAPEVVATANLDRSNPARKLPSRSTDQHALAVLVYMYLFYRHPLRGDKIHDLDPMVDEELAMGSKALWVENPTDTSNRIDPAKARTAELPWKDTTRIPHTVAGPYLSALFTRAFVQGLSDPTARPTADEWETALVRTMDLLQPCRNPSCEQKWFVFDNTVEPKCPFCGTPFHGMLPVLNLYSSSVEGSFRPDDQRLMVYSGQSLFPWHANRNLVPNEKLRAEFKKRVGYFLFHEDAWYLVNEALPELFDAKTKTPIPVGGRVELVDGGQILLSKENGGRLVVVQLVHST, from the coding sequence ATGACAGAAGTTGTTCGCATCAAGGCGCTGGACGGCACCCTGGTGGAATTCGAAAACGAAGTGCGCGCCAGCGGCGGCATGAAGGACGTGTATTTCTCGCCGGATCGCCGCACCGTGGTGGCCTTCTTCCGGGGCCAGAGCGACCAGGCCACCCGCGAGCGCATCGAGGTGATCACGGGAGCCTACCGCGAGAAGATCTTCGGGCAGGAAGGCGGGGACTATCTCAAGGGCCTGTTTCGTTGGCCCACCGCCATGGTGGAATGGAACGGTCGGCTGGGCATGGTCATCCCCTTCTACGACACCAACTACTTCTTCGAGCACGGCTCCAAGAACGGAGACATGCTGGGGATCAAGGGCAAGGAGAAGGACGGAAAATGGTTCGCGTCCGCCTCCAACCGCGCGCGGTTCCTGGATGCGCGCGAACTGGGCGATTGGCGCACCCATCTGCAGGTGTGCCTGCTGGTTTCCCGGGCGGTGCGGCGCATGCACGCGGCGGGTCTGGCCCACTCCGACCTATCCTACAAGAACGTGCTGATCGATCCCACTTCGGGCCGTGCCTGCCTGATCGACATCGACGGCCTGGTGGTGCCGGGCAAATTCCCTCCCGAAGTGGTGGGAACTCCCGATTTCATCGCGCCGGAGGTGGTGGCCACCGCCAATCTGGATCGCTCCAACCCCGCACGCAAGCTGCCATCGCGCAGCACCGACCAGCACGCGTTGGCGGTGCTGGTGTACATGTACCTGTTCTACCGCCACCCACTGCGCGGCGACAAGATCCACGACCTGGACCCCATGGTCGACGAAGAACTCGCGATGGGATCCAAGGCCTTGTGGGTGGAAAACCCCACCGACACCTCCAACCGGATCGATCCCGCCAAGGCCCGCACCGCGGAGCTGCCCTGGAAGGACACCACGCGCATTCCGCACACCGTGGCGGGCCCGTATCTGTCCGCCTTGTTCACCCGGGCCTTCGTGCAGGGGCTTTCCGACCCCACCGCGCGTCCCACGGCGGACGAATGGGAAACGGCTCTGGTGCGCACCATGGACCTGCTGCAGCCTTGCCGCAACCCTTCCTGCGAGCAGAAGTGGTTTGTCTTCGACAACACCGTGGAGCCCAAGTGCCCGTTCTGCGGGACCCCCTTCCACGGGATGCTCCCGGTGCTGAATCTGTATTCCTCTTCCGTGGAAGGCAGTTTCCGTCCGGACGACCAACGCCTGATGGTCTATTCGGGCCAATCCCTGTTTCCGTGGCACGCCAACCGCAACCTGGTTCCCAACGAGAAGCTCCGCGCCGAATTCAAGAAGCGCGTCGGGTACTTCCTGTTCCACGAAGACGCCTGGTACCTGGTCAACGAAGCTCTCCCGGAGCTGTTCGACGCCAAGACCAAGACCCCGATCCCGGTGGGCGGTCGCGTGGAACTGGTCGATGGCGGACAGATTCTGTTGTCCAAGGAGAACGGCGGCCGCCTCGTGGTGGTCCAACTCGTCCATTCCACCTGA
- a CDS encoding TerD family protein, with protein MAISLTKGQNSSLTKDNPGLKSVKVGLGWEVRATAGDAFDLDASAFLLAESGKVRGEHDFIFYNQPNSTCGSVNYMGDNRTGDGAGDDEVIEVHFDKVPADVVRIVVAVTIHEAAERRQSFGQVRNAFIRVLDNAGGQELVRFDLSEDYSTETSMLFGELYFHNGQEWKFRALGQGYPGGLQQLAASHGVTLA; from the coding sequence ATGGCGATCAGCTTGACCAAAGGGCAGAATTCCAGCCTCACCAAGGACAATCCCGGACTGAAGAGCGTAAAGGTCGGTTTGGGATGGGAAGTCCGCGCCACCGCCGGAGACGCGTTCGACTTGGATGCCAGCGCGTTTCTGCTGGCCGAGTCCGGCAAGGTCCGCGGCGAACACGACTTCATCTTCTACAACCAGCCCAACAGCACCTGTGGTTCCGTGAACTACATGGGCGACAACCGCACCGGCGACGGCGCGGGCGACGACGAAGTGATCGAAGTCCACTTCGACAAGGTGCCTGCGGACGTGGTTCGGATCGTGGTGGCCGTGACCATCCACGAAGCCGCCGAGCGCCGCCAGAGCTTCGGGCAGGTCCGCAACGCGTTCATCCGCGTGCTGGACAACGCCGGAGGCCAGGAGCTGGTCCGGTTCGATCTTTCCGAGGACTACTCCACGGAAACCTCCATGCTCTTCGGCGAGCTGTATTTCCACAACGGCCAGGAGTGGAAGTTCCGCGCGCTGGGCCAGGGGTATCCGGGTGGTTTGCAGCAACTGGCCGCCAGCCACGGCGTGACGCTGGCCTGA
- a CDS encoding TerD family protein produces the protein MRTEPLHTTPQQGESKWRSASKGQKISLNKEGKPGLNKVVMGLGWDVVQKKGFMGFGGGSEEIDLDASVIMFNGTNQPIDVVFFRHLQSNDGSIVHSGDNRTGAGDGDDEQITVDLAKVHPEVKSLVFTVNSFTGQTFEKVQNAKCRLLDARDQSEIATFNLSALGNYTAQIMAKLYRHNDEWKMHAIGEMAQGTTFDQLIPQVVPHL, from the coding sequence GTGCGAACGGAACCACTTCACACAACACCACAACAAGGAGAATCGAAATGGCGCTCAGCCTCTAAGGGACAGAAGATCTCGCTCAACAAGGAAGGCAAGCCCGGCCTGAACAAGGTCGTGATGGGCCTGGGTTGGGACGTGGTCCAGAAAAAGGGCTTCATGGGATTCGGCGGCGGGTCGGAAGAGATCGACCTCGATGCATCGGTGATCATGTTCAACGGAACCAACCAGCCGATCGACGTGGTGTTCTTCCGCCACTTGCAGTCCAACGACGGATCCATCGTGCACTCCGGCGACAACCGCACCGGCGCGGGCGACGGCGACGACGAACAGATCACCGTGGACCTTGCCAAGGTGCATCCGGAAGTGAAATCGCTGGTGTTCACGGTCAACAGCTTCACCGGGCAGACCTTCGAGAAGGTCCAGAACGCCAAGTGCCGTCTGTTGGACGCCCGCGACCAGAGCGAGATCGCCACCTTCAATCTGTCGGCGTTGGGCAACTACACCGCGCAGATCATGGCCAAGCTCTACCGCCACAACGACGAGTGGAAGATGCACGCGATCGGCGAAATGGCCCAAGGGACCACGTTCGACCAATTGATCCCGCAGGTCGTTCCGCACCTGTGA
- the thrC gene encoding threonine synthase, translating to MFACMSQLRARFRSIDDNSIFHELEEVVYDHEGSLLEVHHDLAPLAERTPGDWKQLFGGRAGAMDLPDRSGVWGKKEWVLPQIPDDHIVSLAEGWNPLLPSPRTAARLGLADLRLKLCGTTHTGSFKDLGMTVLVSWVNHLRRTGAPIRAVACASTGDTSAALAAYAAAAGIPAIVFLPADKVSLAQLIQPVANGAHVLALDTDFDGCMKVVQELTQDKTIYLANSKNSLRVEGQKTVAIETVQQLRWTAPDWFVIPGGNLGNVSALAKGLDMMYDLGLLTGKRPRIAVAQAAAADPLVKSFEKGLAPLEPQTARTTLASAIRIGNPVSFPKAIEALKKYNGVAESVSEDRLSDAAAHGDLEGFYHCPHTGVALGALEQLVEKGVIEKGSRVVVVSTAHGLKFSEFKTGYHEGKLDGVQSRIANRVQRIAPTYAAVQDALKARLG from the coding sequence ATCTTTGCGTGCATGAGCCAATTGCGCGCACGCTTCCGTTCCATCGACGACAACTCCATTTTCCACGAGCTGGAAGAAGTGGTCTACGACCACGAAGGCAGCCTCCTGGAAGTCCACCACGATCTGGCCCCTTTGGCCGAACGGACTCCCGGCGACTGGAAACAGTTGTTCGGCGGCAGGGCCGGTGCCATGGACCTTCCCGATCGTTCCGGCGTGTGGGGCAAGAAGGAATGGGTCCTGCCGCAGATCCCGGACGACCACATCGTGAGCTTGGCGGAAGGCTGGAACCCGCTTCTGCCCTCGCCGCGCACCGCCGCGCGCCTTGGCCTTGCCGACCTTCGCCTGAAGCTTTGCGGCACCACGCACACGGGTTCGTTCAAGGACCTGGGCATGACCGTGCTGGTGAGCTGGGTGAACCACCTGCGCCGCACCGGAGCCCCCATCCGCGCCGTGGCTTGCGCTAGCACGGGTGACACCTCCGCTGCCCTGGCCGCCTACGCCGCCGCCGCGGGCATCCCCGCCATCGTGTTCTTGCCGGCAGACAAGGTGAGTCTGGCCCAGCTGATCCAGCCCGTGGCCAACGGCGCCCACGTGCTGGCCCTGGACACCGACTTCGATGGCTGCATGAAGGTCGTGCAGGAATTGACGCAGGACAAGACCATCTATCTGGCCAATTCCAAGAACAGCCTGCGCGTGGAAGGACAAAAAACGGTCGCCATCGAAACGGTGCAGCAATTGCGCTGGACGGCACCGGACTGGTTCGTCATCCCGGGCGGCAACCTGGGCAACGTGTCGGCGCTCGCCAAGGGCCTGGACATGATGTACGACCTGGGCCTGCTCACCGGCAAGCGCCCGCGCATCGCCGTGGCCCAGGCCGCGGCAGCGGATCCGCTGGTCAAGTCCTTCGAGAAGGGCCTGGCGCCGCTGGAACCCCAGACCGCCCGCACCACCTTGGCCAGCGCGATCCGCATTGGCAATCCCGTGAGCTTCCCCAAGGCCATCGAGGCTCTGAAGAAGTACAACGGTGTGGCAGAATCTGTCAGCGAAGATCGTCTGTCCGACGCGGCCGCCCATGGCGACCTGGAAGGCTTCTACCACTGCCCGCACACGGGCGTGGCGCTGGGAGCCCTGGAGCAGCTGGTGGAAAAGGGCGTGATCGAAAAGGGCTCGCGCGTGGTGGTGGTCAGCACCGCGCACGGCCTGAAGTTCAGCGAATTCAAGACCGGATACCACGAAGGCAAGCTGGACGGCGTGCAATCGCGGATCGCCAACCGCGTCCAGCGCATCGCGCCCACCTACGCGGCGGTCCAAGACGCGCTGAAAGCGCGTCTTGGATAA